A window of Ptychodera flava strain L36383 chromosome 1, AS_Pfla_20210202, whole genome shotgun sequence contains these coding sequences:
- the LOC139142172 gene encoding synaptonemal complex protein 1-like, with protein sequence MMVKEEYEMQNSKPWQTVIKAMDENSGTQTTTLTQPESIGVKKTQGTRMNNQTLEEIMANVEPERKESQKTISTHSTRKEGISASVEVTQPRSEVVSKSGKFKMSEKEQSGKDSVAVHVGLDDTVYDKRLSELQAMSTHQRQEQMDEEMNELKDAWKDCKQALTNWIGELIADKDRYQGLKKVCKKNLGDVVTLSLTAKSLTILLKLLTLYNMYRLKQTCRCGSLAKALELLLITDEMREISAKVGMTLQLKATYDQKKLEEIELFFIKRDCGGIQPMRIYDVMTEDTVDEIQVRFEVGETCVEEKLTDIAQDDLGQNEEQVKLLLIGLDPDHDIKSSTVRTLFKAEKCIRLKGKQFDIFKVMVTMTDTVQHILSCRQDVLALLGVTRYLLTVAPTQDHDTQELEDQLFTDGQLLSQPITDENVSLVARSLLPYQISNIKISEYKADRLLTLISEKYSDIDIQKSVIKNQLVKSRQEKAIVEKKIIELTEKLDRTKETSIRQRVGIDSLRKKYSSELEQKNEVINDLHAKRLDFEQTQTELRRQVLEDIKTGIYSKDRGDIKVIKFQQDSEGGRKTMTKPSQPETADRDGSEMRKGKPTQPEMTGREGSEMETATSTQPEMTGRDRSEMETATPTQPEMTGRDGSEMETATPTQPEMTGRYGREMETATETQHEVSARDGREVETATSAKPEITARDERKIEPAISTQLEMTDSYGRERETATPTQPKITVSDGGEITATPTQPKMTVSDGSEMETATPTQPKMTVSDGSEMETATSTQPEMTGREGSEMETATPTQPEMTVREGSEMETATQAQPG encoded by the exons ATGATGGTAAAGGAAGAATATGAGATGCAAAACTCAAAACCATGGCAGACTGTGATAAAGGCGATGGATGAGAATTCTGGGACACAGACAACTACACTTACACAACCTGAGTCCATAGGTGTAAAGAAAACTCAAGGAACACGAATGAACAATCAAACATTGGAAGAGATTATGGCCAACGTTGAACCTGAACGAAAAGAGTCACAGAAAACTATATCTACACATTCGACCAGAAAAGAAGGGATCAGTGCAAGTGTGGAAGTTACGCAGCCACGATCTGAAGTGGTCAGTAAAtctggaaaattcaaaatgtctgaaaaaGAACAAAGTGGCAAAG actcCGTAGCTGTACACGTAGGACTGGATGACACCGTTTATGACAAACGTCTCAGTGAGCTGCAAGCCATGTCAACACATCAAAGACAGGAACAGATGGATGAAGAGATGAACGAACTCAAGGATGCATGGAAAGACTGTAAACAGGCACTTACCAACTGGATAGGAGAATTAATAGCTGATAAGGACCGCTATCAAGGACTAAAGAAAGTCTGCAAGAAAAATCTTGGTGATGTGGTCACATTATCTTTAACAGCCAAGTCCTTAACAATCTTGTTAAAGCTCCTCACACTTTATAATATGTACAGGTTAAAGCAGACCTGTAGATGTGGCAGTCTGGCCAAGGCATTGGAGCTACTACTTATAACAGATGAAATGAGAGAGATTTCTGCCAAAGTAGGAATGACACTGCAACTGAAGGCGACCTACGACCAAAAAAAGTTGGAAGAAATTGAGCTTTTCTTCATCAAAA GAGATTGCGGTGGAATTCAACCAATGAGAATCTATGATGTCATGACAGAAGACACTGTCGATGAAATCCAGGTTCGTTTTGAA gttGGAGAAACATGTGTTGAAGAAAAACTGACAGACATTGCACAGGATGACCTTGGACAGA aTGAAGAACAAGTGAAGTTGTTGCTGATAGGACTTGATCCTGATCATGATATCAAGTCATCTACTGTGCGTACACTGTTTAAAGCTGAGAAGTGTATCAGACTTAAAGGGAAGCAgtttgatatattcaaagtgatGGTTACAATGACAGACACAGTTCAACATATCCTATCCTGTAGACAGGATGTCTTAGCACTACTGGGTGTTACAAGGTATCTCTTGACTGTTGCACCAACTCAGGACCATGATACTCAAG AGCTTGAGGATCAACTCTTTACAGATGGACAACTCCTTTCTCAACCAATAACCGACGAAAATGTCAGTTTAGTTGCTAGAAGTTTACTTCCGTATCAAATTAGCAACATAAAAATTTCAGAGTACAAAGCAGACCGGCTGTTAACACTAATAAGTGAGAAATACTCAGACATAGACATTCAAAAGTCAGTTATAAAGAATCAGCTGGTTAAATCTAGACAGGAAAAGGCTATTGTGGAAAAGAAGATTATAGAATTGACAGAAAAGTTAGATAGAACTAAAGAGACGTCTATCAGACAACGTGTTGGAATAGATTCTCTGAGAAAGAAATATTCATCTGAACTGGAACAAAAGAATGAAGTAATTAACGATCTCCATGCAAAGCGTTTGGACTTTGAACAGACTCAGACAGAGCTCAGACGACAAGTACTCGAAGACATCAAAACTGGAATATATTCCAAAGACAGAGGAGATATTAAAG TGATCAAATTCCAACAAGACAGTGAAGGTGGTAGGAAAACAATGACCAAACCATCACAACCTGAGACAGCTGATAGAGATGGAAGTGAGATGAGGAAAGGCaaaccaacacaacctgagatgactggcagggagggaagtgagatggagacagccacatcaaCACAGCCTGAGATGACCGGCAGGGAtagaagtgagatggagacagccacaccaacacaacctgagatgactggcagggatggaagtgagatggagacagccacaccaacacaacctgagatgactggcaggtaCGGacgtgagatggagacagcaaCAGAAACACAACATGAGGTGTCTGCCAGGGATGGGCGTGAGGTAGAGACAGCCACATCAGCAAAACCTGAAATTACTGCCAGAGATGAAAGGAAGATAGAGCCAGCAATCTCAACACAACTTGAGATGACTGATAGTTATGGACGTGAGagggagacagccacaccaacacaacctaaGATTACTGTCAGCGATGGAGGTGAGAtaacagccacaccaacacaacccaAGATGACTGTCAGCgatggaagtgagatggagacagccacaccaacacaacctaaGATGACTGTCAGCgatggaagtgagatggagacagccacatcaacacaacctgagatgactggcagggagggaagtgagatggagacagccacaccaacacaacctgagatgactgtcagggagggaagtgagatggagacagccacacaaGCACAACCTGGATGA